The proteins below are encoded in one region of Nilaparvata lugens isolate BPH chromosome X, ASM1435652v1, whole genome shotgun sequence:
- the LOC111055970 gene encoding uncharacterized protein LOC111055970, whose translation MKFILLVLALIQICCVEPRYVLVPQCQCVYTQLRPEFHDENISYQRKYYPGHYEEDLEIDTLLYEDEDHEVRHRRSVIYEDSHHHSDDHVHGEIHIGKRYIEDWEDEEDEEDGKLAGELNNYEVESSDEGGEAVSMEGDLNLSNIVSQVDEKSIDKEKNGETKGEQNTEVMRPVSDGIYLDNRTAKTKNKRSIDDQQFRYQYRPSNQGYCSVLDRYSEIGNGLGQHTDDCTISKNLFFGCDKELENENKKETQRKARKVLKTLTQKINELKVKNDKLKNEAKLNKSKDAKKVSKLENKLKKDVSDRLRNKRKNREESEIRELEGEGTSCACGLYDRNGVCSCQMQNYYNPIPAPVYYTNPAMQRVSSYPVQRVYRQYAPPMPFHVYHRR comes from the coding sequence GTTTATACTCAACTCAGACCAGAATTTCACgatgaaaatatttcttatcAACGTAAATACTACCCTGGTCATTACGAAGAAGATTTAGAAATAGACACTCTTTTGTACGAGGATGAAGATCATGAAGTGAGACATCGAAGGAGTGTGATCTATGAAGACAGTCATCATCATAGTGATGATCATGTGCATGGAGAGATACACATTGGAAAGAGATACATCGAGGATTGggaagatgaggaggatgaagaagatggaaaattaGCAGGGGAGTTAAATAATTATGAAGTGGAGTCCAGTGATGAAGGAGGGGAAGCTGTCAGTATGGAAGGTGATTTGAATCTCAGCAATATtgtgagtcaagttgatgaaaaatctatagataaagaaaaaaatggTGAGACTAAGGGAGAACAAAATACGGAAGTGATGAGACCAGTTTCTGATGGTATTTATTTAGATAATCGCACAGCTAAAACGAAAAACAAACGCAGTATAGATGATCAACAATTCAGGTATCAATACAGACCCTCAAACCAAGGTTACTGTTCCGTACTTGACAGATACAGTGAAATTGGCAATGGTTTAGGCCAACATACAGACGACTGCACAATCAGCAAGAACCTATTCTTCGGTTGTGATAAGGAAttagaaaatgaaaacaaaaaagaaacacaAAGAAAAGCTAGAAAAGTGCTGAAGACATTGACTCAAAAGATCAACGAATTGAAGGTGAAAAAcgacaaattgaaaaatgaagctAAATTGAACAAATCAAAAGACGCGAAGAAGGTTAGCAAACTGGAGAACAAACTTAAAAAAGATGTCTCAGATCGTCTCAGAAACAAACGCAAAAATAGAGAGGAAAGTGAGATACGTGAGTTGGAGGGAGAGGGGACAAGCTGTGCTTGTGGATTGTACGATAGGAATGGAGTCTGTTCCTGtcaaatgcaaaattattataatccgATTCCTGCACCAGTCTACTATACAAATCCAGCAATGCAGAGAGTCTCTTCATATCCTGTGCAGAGAGTTTATCGTCAATATGCGCCACCAATGCCATTCCACGTCTATCATAGGCGTTAG